One genomic window of Silurus meridionalis isolate SWU-2019-XX chromosome 22, ASM1480568v1, whole genome shotgun sequence includes the following:
- the LOC124376385 gene encoding keratin, type I cytoskeletal 13-like: protein MAYSFTAQSSLGSGSQFLGGGRGRRGWSASVCGGAGSSGVQISKASRSMQVGASRGGVVGGFSSGAGLGAGYSAGLGASSATLLRSSSLAGLSAGYGSGAGYGSGAGFGSGAGFGSGAGFGSGAGFGGGGGGAEVGILGNEKFTMRILNDRLASYLKKVCLLEKSNAEFELKISQFVDSRTSPTARDYSDSLTTINELQANILEAIRVKGHVQLNIDNATLAADDFRTKYEHELALRQSVEADISGLKRLLDEIYLSTKELTLQIDTLRDDMVYLKKNHEEEMVTTRSQMSGQIHVELDAAPQQDLTSVLDDIRDHYETIAAKNRREVENWFKGKLETLKQDVSSTQTTSTTQTEMTTERSKVQSLELELQSVLAVKTSLGAKLSETQSFYAQQLSGYQLQVTSLEEQLMQLRADMERQGRDYQMLLDIKTRLELEIAEYRRLLDIGASGSVLIPNLKSSITVSASSSSSSSSSAAAAAAASAAAAAAGAAAAQAAATAEAAAAAAAAAQVLPAEAIAEPPGK, encoded by the exons ATGGCCTACAGCTTCACAGCACAGAGTAGCCTAGGATCAGGGTCCCAATTCCTGGGTGGTGGCAGAGGAAGAAGGGGTTGGTCTGCAAGTGTATGTGGTGGGGCAGGTAGCTCTGGGGTTCAAATCTCCAAAGCCTCTCGGTCTATGCAGGTTGGTGCATCTAGAGGTGGTGTTGTTGGAGGCTTCAGCTCTGGTGCAGGCCTTGGTGCAGGTTACAGTGCAGGTCTTGGTGCAAGCTCTGCTACACTTTTACGATCAAGCTCTTTGGCAGGTCTTAGTGCTGGGTATGGAAGTGGTGCTGGGTATGGAAGTGGTGCTGGCTTTGGAAGTGGTGCTGGCTTTGGAAGTGGTGCTGGCTTTGGAAGTGGTGCTGGCtttggaggtggaggtgggggAGCAGAAGTTGGCATCCTGGGCAATGAAAAGTTCACCATGAGGATCCTTAATGACCGCCTGGCCTCCTACCTGAAGAAAGTGTGTTTGCTGGAAAAGAGCAATGCAGAGTTTGAGCTTAAGATCAGTCAGTTTGTGGACAGCAGGACTTCACCTACTGCACGGGACTACAGCGACTCCTTAACTACCATCAATGAGCTCCAGGCCAAT attctgGAGGCCATTAGGGTGAAAGGTCATGTCCAGCTTAACATTGACAATGCCACTTTGGCTGCGGATGACTTCAGGACTAA GTATGAGCATGAGTTGGCCCTGCGTCAGTCAGTTGAAGCCGATATCTCTGGGCTGAAGAGGCTGTTAGATGAGATCTACCTAAGCACGAAAGAGCTCACTCTGCAGATCGACACACTGCGTGATGATATGGTTTACCTCAAGAAGAACCATGAGGAG gAAATGGTGACCACACGTAGCCAGATGAGTGGACAGATTCATGTGGAGCTGGATGCTGCACCACAGCAAGATCTCACAAGTGTGCTGGACGACATTCGTGATCATTATGAGACCATTGCTGCCAAGAACCGGAGAGAGGTCGAGAACTGGTTCAAGGGCAAG TTGGAGACCCTGAAACAGGATGTTTCCAGCACACAGACCACATCAACAACTCAAACAGAAATGACTACAGAGAGAAGTAAAGTGCAGAGTCTGGAGCTCGAGCTCCAGTCGGTTCTGGCCGTG AAAACATCGCTGGGAGCAAAACTgtcagaaacacagagtttCTACGCTCAGCAGCTGTCAGGATACCAGTTGCAG GTGACGAGTCTGGAGGAACAGCTCATGCAGCTTCGTGCTGATATGGAGCGACAAGGTCGCGACTATCAGATGCTGCTGGATATAAAGACAAGACTGGAGCTGGAGATTGCTGAGTACCGGAGATTGTTGGACATAGGGGCCAGCGGAAG TGTCTTGATTCCTAACCTCAAGAGCTCCATTACCGTCAGtgcttcttcctcttcctcttcctcctcctctgctGCCGCCGCTGCCGCCGCGTCTGCTGCAGCTGCCGCTGCCGGAGCAGCTGCTGCTCAggctgctgccactgctgaagCTGCAgctgcagctgctgctgctgctcaaGTCCTCCCTGCTGAAGCTATCGCTGAACCACCTGGGAAGTAA